The Cytophagales bacterium sequence GAATATTTTTTTCATTCTGATAACTTTCCAATGCTGAATAATAATGCCATCTGAACTTAAAGAAAATATTCATATATGGCCAACCAGCATCTTTCAGCATTTTATTGAGGATTAATCTGCCGGTTCTCCCATTACCATCTACAAAAGGGTGTATATATTCAAATTGTGCATGGAAGAAAGCACAAACCTCAATGACATGATATTTATCATTATATTGATGATACCATCTAAGTAATTTATTCAGCAATAAATGAACTTGCTGATGATCAGGCGCTACATGGCTTCCAACACGCACGTTTAATTCCCTTATATTACCTTCATATTTTATTAAATATTCCTGAAGTGTTCCTGCTACAACTTTTTTTTGGACAGCACATATAAATTTTTCATCAATTTTGTTTTTGTAATCTATAGTATAATCAAAAGCATCTTTATGATTAAGAGCTTCTTTTACATGCTTTAGTGGTTTTGCAGGGCAGATACCTTCAAAAAGGAGTTTGCCTGTATCTCTTAGTGTTAATGATGATCCTTCAATAGCGTTGGAGTCATAAGTAAAATCTGTAATAAATGCTCTGTAATAATTGTCCGGTTCATACTTTTGTAATTTCTTTTCAATTTTTGATTTTATAATTCTAAAATCAGAATATTCCTGCTTTGTGAGAACGCTTGCGACATGATAATTTTCATCAAGCGCTGTTTCTTTTTTTGTTTCAATAAATGGCATAGTGAATAAATATATGACTACAAAGATAATGATTTAATTGATAAAGTAGGCGTAGCTGACAATGTAATTCCAGCCCATATATTAAATGTTTCAGGGGAAATGAAATTGTAATATGACTTATCTCTTTTTTCTATTGCTGTTTGTTTCGTGGCCTTGGAAAATTTTTTATGGATTTACTTGTCTGACGATGAGAAATGTGAAGCAATTTGGAGATCCTATAACATTTTTCAATATAGCAGAGAAAACATTGATTTTGACCCCGATATTGGATTTGTAAACAAACCTGATTTGCGTGTTGTGTTTAATAACATCGATTTTCAAACCAATATTTCAATTAACTCGAGGGGATTTCGAGATGACAATAATTCTCTGGTGAACTCGGATGTATTGATTTTAGGTGACTCATTTGGCTTTGGCTGGGGTGTTAACAAGAATGAAACATGTGAAAGTTTTATGGAGAAGATTGGAAATTTAAAGGTTTTGAATATGAGTGTATCAGGATATTCAACCGTTCAGGAATTTTTACTACTCAAAAAGTTTGCTAATCGAAATAATATCAAAGGTAAAATAGTAATATTCCTTTTTTTTGAAAATGACTTGGACAATAATCTTCAGGGTTATCATTTTTTACCCTTTCCTTATCTTTATGTTGAAGATAGTTTAATTAAGTTTTCGAAACCAACTATTGGGCAATTTAATAATTGGTTAAATATCGTCAATGGTAGGATGAACAAGGGGATTGCGAGACACTTCTTTATTGGTGATATAATTTATCAATCTGTAAATAAAATAAAAAAACGAGTAGAATCAAAAAAAGATTATAGCAAAACTGAGGGTGATAATCAAAGAATTATTGATAAATACGAGACTTTTGATTTGTTAATGAAAGAGATAAAAGTTTTTGAAAACCGAAAAAAGTTTCACACATTGTTTATTTACGTTCCTTCAGTGGATTACTATCTTGGGGCTGATAAAGAAGAACTGGTTTATAAGATCAACGAAATATGCGAGAGATTTTCTGTTCCATTTATAGATCTAAGTCGATGTCTTGAGATTAACGATTACTACTATGAATGTGATGGCCATTGGAAGCCAAGCGGACATTATAAGGCGGCCTCAGAAATAATCAGTTATATCGAAACTGTTTACTTTGTAAGCGGCAGTGTAAACATAGTAAATCAGGTTAAGTGAGCTGGAAGTTATACTAATGAATAAAAAAATTAAATGGCAAAATTAATAGAATTAAGCAAGATAATAGAATGGTAATACTACGTTTTTTGAGCAAGCTATAAATAATCAAACAATCACTGTCTATAGGGATGGTAAACAAACAAGGGGCTTTGCCTATATTGAGGATACTGTTCATGCAAGCTTAGAACTTGCTGAAAAGATAGCTGGTTGCCAAATATTTAATATATCTACCGAGAATGAATATACCGTCAGTGATTTATCAAAGAAGGTAATGGAAATTACAAATTCAGATTCGGAGATATCTTATGTTAATGTACCGAAAAAAGATATGATTTTGAAGTTGTCAGAAGGGTCGGATCTTCAGAATAACTTTATCAGGCCATCCACACACAAGCTGGATATTTGCGTAAAATACTGTAATATTGTATTTTTTGACTTTAATTGGAGACTGTTAAAAAGTTTTTCACAATGAAATGATGTTATAATAAATTAAATGGCAAAATTAATTGAATTAAAAACCTTTATTGACAACAGAGGATCGCTAACGGTATTTGAAGATCATGAAATCCCATTTAAAATTAAACGGGTTTTCTACATTTACGGAGTAGATAATTCTCAAAGGGCCGGTCACAGGCATCACAAAACCCGCCAGGCATTGATTTGTTTGAAAGGCAGTTGTGTTGTTCATAATAATGAAGGAGTACTTAAGCAAGATTTTCTGCTCAACTCTCCCAAAAATTGCCTGCTGCTGGAGCCAGAGGATTGGCATCTATTGGATGGCTTTACACCCGATACGGTACTTATGGTATTGGCTTCAGAATATTTTGATGAAAAGGACTATATATTTGAAGATTACAAGTGAGTTATTTTTGGGTGTACTGAATGACGCTATTATTCAGGATGATGTTTCTAAGCTCATTCTGCTTTATAAAGCAAGAATAAATAGTAATTTTCGTCTTTTA is a genomic window containing:
- a CDS encoding Fic family protein, translated to MPFIETKKETALDENYHVASVLTKQEYSDFRIIKSKIEKKLQKYEPDNYYRAFITDFTYDSNAIEGSSLTLRDTGKLLFEGICPAKPLKHVKEALNHKDAFDYTIDYKNKIDEKFICAVQKKVVAGTLQEYLIKYEGNIRELNVRVGSHVAPDHQQVHLLLNKLLRWYHQYNDKYHVIEVCAFFHAQFEYIHPFVDGNGRTGRLILNKMLKDAGWPYMNIFFKFRWHYYSALESYQNEKNIQPLIRLFLRCYRDGYKRF
- a CDS encoding SGNH/GDSL hydrolase family protein, which produces MENFLWIYLSDDEKCEAIWRSYNIFQYSRENIDFDPDIGFVNKPDLRVVFNNIDFQTNISINSRGFRDDNNSLVNSDVLILGDSFGFGWGVNKNETCESFMEKIGNLKVLNMSVSGYSTVQEFLLLKKFANRNNIKGKIVIFLFFENDLDNNLQGYHFLPFPYLYVEDSLIKFSKPTIGQFNNWLNIVNGRMNKGIARHFFIGDIIYQSVNKIKKRVESKKDYSKTEGDNQRIIDKYETFDLLMKEIKVFENRKKFHTLFIYVPSVDYYLGADKEELVYKINEICERFSVPFIDLSRCLEINDYYYECDGHWKPSGHYKAASEIISYIETVYFVSGSVNIVNQVK
- a CDS encoding WxcM-like domain-containing protein is translated as MAKLIELKTFIDNRGSLTVFEDHEIPFKIKRVFYIYGVDNSQRAGHRHHKTRQALICLKGSCVVHNNEGVLKQDFLLNSPKNCLLLEPEDWHLLDGFTPDTVLMVLASEYFDEKDYIFEDYK